In one Alnus glutinosa chromosome 12, dhAlnGlut1.1, whole genome shotgun sequence genomic region, the following are encoded:
- the LOC133852783 gene encoding uncharacterized protein LOC133852783 isoform X2, translating into MENPFIVILCILALITSLTGSFAVVIGLVRQITETTNLYMELLNLLTQLIPRNRITTPASNSQAQSSTGISVPLAFLIISLIIIWLLSSSSPSHLGDPPPPIVSTPYQSSATRESFTSRQSFATHGSFPSRQSSVSLGSSTSPQSSTSRGSFTSYQSSPSNWSVIGHAGSRGSFTSFQSSPSNWSVIGHAGSRGSFTSFQSSPSNWSVIGHAGSNKHNYQSRELALASQNWRTMAMQSLSPRAKTYPAPPQIVSTPHQSFTSHQSSPSNWSIINNAGSNEQYYRRRKLAVASQKWRTMVVQSLSPRAKTYPAPPQIVSTPHKSFTSHQSSPSNWSIINNVGSNEQYYRRRELAVASQKWRTMAVQSLSPRVETYPAPPQIASTPHQSFTSHQSSPSNWSIINNAGSNEQYYRRRVKTKKCPNTFRP; encoded by the exons ATGGAAAATCCGTTTATTGTTATCTTATGCATATTGGCTTTGATAACTTCTCTCACAGGGAGTTTTGCCGTGGTGATTGGTCTTGTGCGTCAAATCACGGAAACAACAAATTTGTATATGGAATTACTTAATCTGCTTACCCAACTCATACCTCGCAATCGCATAACAACACCCGCCAGTAATTCCCAAGCCCAAAGTAGCACCGGAATTTCTGTTCCTCTAGCCTTCCTCATTATTTCCCTCATCATAATTTGGCTTCTCTCCTCCTCTTCTCCATCTCACTTGGGAGATCCGCCTCCCCCAATAGTTTCCACCCCGTACCAGAGTTCCGCCACTCGTGAGAGTTTCACCTCCCGCCAGAGTTTCGCCACCCATGGAAGTTTCCCCTCTCGCCAAAGTTCTGTCTCCCTTGGGAGCTCTACCTCCCCCCAGAGTTCTACCTCCCGTGGAAGTTTCACCTCCTACCAGAGTTCTCCCTCGAATTGGAGTGTTATTGGTCACGCAGGCTCCCGTGGAAGTTTCACCTCCTTCCAGAGTTCTCCCTCGAATTGGAGTGTTATTGGTCACGCAGGCTCCCGTGGAAGTTTCACCTCCTTCCAGAGTTCTCCCTCGAATTGGAGTGTTATTGGTCACGCAGGCTCTAACAAGCATAATTATCAGAGTAGAGA GCTAGCTCTAGCGTCCCAAAATTGGCGGACTATGGCAATGCAATCTCTCTCGCCTAGGGCCAAGACCTATCCCGCACCTCCCCAGATAGTTTCCACCCCGCACCAGAGTTTCACCTCCCACCAGAGTTCTCCCTCGAACTGGAGTATTATTAATAACGCGGGCTCTAACGAACAGTATTATCGAAGGAGAAA ACTAGCTGTAGCATCCCAAAAATGGCGGACTATGGTAGTGCAATCTCTCTCTCCTAGGGCCAAGACCTATCCCGCACCTCCCCAGATAGTTTCCACCCCGCACAAGAGTTTCACCTCCCACCAGAGTTCTCCCTCGAACTGGAGTATTATTAATAACGTAGGCTCTAACGAGCAGTATTATCGAAGGagaga ACTAGCTGTAGCATCCCAAAAATGGCGGACTATGGCAgtgcaatctctctctcccaggGTCGAGACCTATCCCGCACCTCCCCAGATAGCTTCCACCCCGCACCAGAGTTTCACCTCCCACCAGAGTTCTCCCTCGAACTGGAGTATTATTAATAACGCAGGCTCTAACGAGCAGTATTATCGAAGGAGAGT CAAAACTAAGAAATGTCCGAACACGTTTAGACCCTAA
- the LOC133852783 gene encoding uncharacterized protein LOC133852783 isoform X6 has translation MENPFIVILCILALITSLTGSFAVVIGLVRQITETTNLYMELLNLLTQLIPRNRITTPASNSQAQSSTGISVPLAFLIISLIIIWLLSSSSPSHLGDPPPPIVSTPYQSSATRESFTSRQSFATHGSFPSRQSSVSLGSSTSPQSSTSRGSFTSYQSSPSNWSVIGHAGSRGSFTSFQSSPSNWSVIGHAGSRGSFTSFQSSPSNWSVIGHAGSNKHNYQSRELAVASQKWRTMAVQSLSPRVETYPAPPQIASTPHQSFTSHQSSPSNWSIINNAGSNEQYYRRRVNLFLFCTVSFLHERENWLL, from the exons ATGGAAAATCCGTTTATTGTTATCTTATGCATATTGGCTTTGATAACTTCTCTCACAGGGAGTTTTGCCGTGGTGATTGGTCTTGTGCGTCAAATCACGGAAACAACAAATTTGTATATGGAATTACTTAATCTGCTTACCCAACTCATACCTCGCAATCGCATAACAACACCCGCCAGTAATTCCCAAGCCCAAAGTAGCACCGGAATTTCTGTTCCTCTAGCCTTCCTCATTATTTCCCTCATCATAATTTGGCTTCTCTCCTCCTCTTCTCCATCTCACTTGGGAGATCCGCCTCCCCCAATAGTTTCCACCCCGTACCAGAGTTCCGCCACTCGTGAGAGTTTCACCTCCCGCCAGAGTTTCGCCACCCATGGAAGTTTCCCCTCTCGCCAAAGTTCTGTCTCCCTTGGGAGCTCTACCTCCCCCCAGAGTTCTACCTCCCGTGGAAGTTTCACCTCCTACCAGAGTTCTCCCTCGAATTGGAGTGTTATTGGTCACGCAGGCTCCCGTGGAAGTTTCACCTCCTTCCAGAGTTCTCCCTCGAATTGGAGTGTTATTGGTCACGCAGGCTCCCGTGGAAGTTTCACCTCCTTCCAGAGTTCTCCCTCGAATTGGAGTGTTATTGGTCACGCAGGCTCTAACAAGCATAATTATCAGAGTAGAGA ACTAGCTGTAGCATCCCAAAAATGGCGGACTATGGCAgtgcaatctctctctcccaggGTCGAGACCTATCCCGCACCTCCCCAGATAGCTTCCACCCCGCACCAGAGTTTCACCTCCCACCAGAGTTCTCCCTCGAACTGGAGTATTATTAATAACGCAGGCTCTAACGAGCAGTATTATCGAAGGAGAGT AAACCTGTTCCTCTTCTGCACAGTAAGTTTCCTGCACGAGAGGGAGAATTGGTTGCTATAA
- the LOC133852783 gene encoding uncharacterized protein LOC133852783 isoform X5 translates to MENPFIVILCILALITSLTGSFAVVIGLVRQITETTNLYMELLNLLTQLIPRNRITTPASNSQAQSSTGISVPLAFLIISLIIIWLLSSSSPSHLGDPPPPIVSTPYQSSATRESFTSRQSFATHGSFPSRQSSVSLGSSTSPQSSTSRGSFTSYQSSPSNWSVIGHAGSRGSFTSFQSSPSNWSVIGHAGSRGSFTSFQSSPSNWSVIGHAGSNKHNYQSRELAVASQKWRTMVVQSLSPRAKTYPAPPQIVSTPHKSFTSHQSSPSNWSIINNVGSNEQYYRRRELAVASQKWRTMAVQSLSPRVETYPAPPQIASTPHQSFTSHQSSPSNWSIINNAGSNEQYYRRRVNLFLFCTVSFLHERENWLL, encoded by the exons ATGGAAAATCCGTTTATTGTTATCTTATGCATATTGGCTTTGATAACTTCTCTCACAGGGAGTTTTGCCGTGGTGATTGGTCTTGTGCGTCAAATCACGGAAACAACAAATTTGTATATGGAATTACTTAATCTGCTTACCCAACTCATACCTCGCAATCGCATAACAACACCCGCCAGTAATTCCCAAGCCCAAAGTAGCACCGGAATTTCTGTTCCTCTAGCCTTCCTCATTATTTCCCTCATCATAATTTGGCTTCTCTCCTCCTCTTCTCCATCTCACTTGGGAGATCCGCCTCCCCCAATAGTTTCCACCCCGTACCAGAGTTCCGCCACTCGTGAGAGTTTCACCTCCCGCCAGAGTTTCGCCACCCATGGAAGTTTCCCCTCTCGCCAAAGTTCTGTCTCCCTTGGGAGCTCTACCTCCCCCCAGAGTTCTACCTCCCGTGGAAGTTTCACCTCCTACCAGAGTTCTCCCTCGAATTGGAGTGTTATTGGTCACGCAGGCTCCCGTGGAAGTTTCACCTCCTTCCAGAGTTCTCCCTCGAATTGGAGTGTTATTGGTCACGCAGGCTCCCGTGGAAGTTTCACCTCCTTCCAGAGTTCTCCCTCGAATTGGAGTGTTATTGGTCACGCAGGCTCTAACAAGCATAATTATCAGAGTAGAGA ACTAGCTGTAGCATCCCAAAAATGGCGGACTATGGTAGTGCAATCTCTCTCTCCTAGGGCCAAGACCTATCCCGCACCTCCCCAGATAGTTTCCACCCCGCACAAGAGTTTCACCTCCCACCAGAGTTCTCCCTCGAACTGGAGTATTATTAATAACGTAGGCTCTAACGAGCAGTATTATCGAAGGagaga ACTAGCTGTAGCATCCCAAAAATGGCGGACTATGGCAgtgcaatctctctctcccaggGTCGAGACCTATCCCGCACCTCCCCAGATAGCTTCCACCCCGCACCAGAGTTTCACCTCCCACCAGAGTTCTCCCTCGAACTGGAGTATTATTAATAACGCAGGCTCTAACGAGCAGTATTATCGAAGGAGAGT AAACCTGTTCCTCTTCTGCACAGTAAGTTTCCTGCACGAGAGGGAGAATTGGTTGCTATAA
- the LOC133852783 gene encoding uncharacterized protein LOC133852783 isoform X3 produces the protein MENPFIVILCILALITSLTGSFAVVIGLVRQITETTNLYMELLNLLTQLIPRNRITTPASNSQAQSSTGISVPLAFLIISLIIIWLLSSSSPSHLGDPPPPIVSTPYQSSATRESFTSRQSFATHGSFPSRQSSVSLGSSTSPQSSTSRGSFTSYQSSPSNWSVIGHAGSRGSFTSFQSSPSNWSVIGHAGSNKHNYQSRELALASQNWRTMAMQSLSPRAKTYPAPPQIVSTPHQSFTSHQSSPSNWSIINNAGSNEQYYRRRKLAVASQKWRTMVVQSLSPRAKTYPAPPQIVSTPHKSFTSHQSSPSNWSIINNVGSNEQYYRRRELAVASQKWRTMAVQSLSPRVETYPAPPQIASTPHQSFTSHQSSPSNWSIINNAGSNEQYYRRRVNLFLFCTVSFLHERENWLL, from the exons ATGGAAAATCCGTTTATTGTTATCTTATGCATATTGGCTTTGATAACTTCTCTCACAGGGAGTTTTGCCGTGGTGATTGGTCTTGTGCGTCAAATCACGGAAACAACAAATTTGTATATGGAATTACTTAATCTGCTTACCCAACTCATACCTCGCAATCGCATAACAACACCCGCCAGTAATTCCCAAGCCCAAAGTAGCACCGGAATTTCTGTTCCTCTAGCCTTCCTCATTATTTCCCTCATCATAATTTGGCTTCTCTCCTCCTCTTCTCCATCTCACTTGGGAGATCCGCCTCCCCCAATAGTTTCCACCCCGTACCAGAGTTCCGCCACTCGTGAGAGTTTCACCTCCCGCCAGAGTTTCGCCACCCATGGAAGTTTCCCCTCTCGCCAAAGTTCTGTCTCCCTTGGGAGCTCTACCTCCCCCCAGAGTTCTACCTCCCGTGGAAGTTTCACCTCCTACCAGAGTTCTCCCTCGAATTGGAGTGTTATTGGTCACGCAGGCTCCCGTGGAAGTTTCAC CTCCTTCCAGAGTTCTCCCTCGAATTGGAGTGTTATTGGTCACGCAGGCTCTAACAAGCATAATTATCAGAGTAGAGA GCTAGCTCTAGCGTCCCAAAATTGGCGGACTATGGCAATGCAATCTCTCTCGCCTAGGGCCAAGACCTATCCCGCACCTCCCCAGATAGTTTCCACCCCGCACCAGAGTTTCACCTCCCACCAGAGTTCTCCCTCGAACTGGAGTATTATTAATAACGCGGGCTCTAACGAACAGTATTATCGAAGGAGAAA ACTAGCTGTAGCATCCCAAAAATGGCGGACTATGGTAGTGCAATCTCTCTCTCCTAGGGCCAAGACCTATCCCGCACCTCCCCAGATAGTTTCCACCCCGCACAAGAGTTTCACCTCCCACCAGAGTTCTCCCTCGAACTGGAGTATTATTAATAACGTAGGCTCTAACGAGCAGTATTATCGAAGGagaga ACTAGCTGTAGCATCCCAAAAATGGCGGACTATGGCAgtgcaatctctctctcccaggGTCGAGACCTATCCCGCACCTCCCCAGATAGCTTCCACCCCGCACCAGAGTTTCACCTCCCACCAGAGTTCTCCCTCGAACTGGAGTATTATTAATAACGCAGGCTCTAACGAGCAGTATTATCGAAGGAGAGT AAACCTGTTCCTCTTCTGCACAGTAAGTTTCCTGCACGAGAGGGAGAATTGGTTGCTATAA
- the LOC133852783 gene encoding uncharacterized protein LOC133852783 isoform X1, with the protein MENPFIVILCILALITSLTGSFAVVIGLVRQITETTNLYMELLNLLTQLIPRNRITTPASNSQAQSSTGISVPLAFLIISLIIIWLLSSSSPSHLGDPPPPIVSTPYQSSATRESFTSRQSFATHGSFPSRQSSVSLGSSTSPQSSTSRGSFTSYQSSPSNWSVIGHAGSRGSFTSFQSSPSNWSVIGHAGSRGSFTSFQSSPSNWSVIGHAGSNKHNYQSRELALASQNWRTMAMQSLSPRAKTYPAPPQIVSTPHQSFTSHQSSPSNWSIINNAGSNEQYYRRRKLAVASQKWRTMVVQSLSPRAKTYPAPPQIVSTPHKSFTSHQSSPSNWSIINNVGSNEQYYRRRELAVASQKWRTMAVQSLSPRVETYPAPPQIASTPHQSFTSHQSSPSNWSIINNAGSNEQYYRRRVNLFLFCTVSFLHERENWLL; encoded by the exons ATGGAAAATCCGTTTATTGTTATCTTATGCATATTGGCTTTGATAACTTCTCTCACAGGGAGTTTTGCCGTGGTGATTGGTCTTGTGCGTCAAATCACGGAAACAACAAATTTGTATATGGAATTACTTAATCTGCTTACCCAACTCATACCTCGCAATCGCATAACAACACCCGCCAGTAATTCCCAAGCCCAAAGTAGCACCGGAATTTCTGTTCCTCTAGCCTTCCTCATTATTTCCCTCATCATAATTTGGCTTCTCTCCTCCTCTTCTCCATCTCACTTGGGAGATCCGCCTCCCCCAATAGTTTCCACCCCGTACCAGAGTTCCGCCACTCGTGAGAGTTTCACCTCCCGCCAGAGTTTCGCCACCCATGGAAGTTTCCCCTCTCGCCAAAGTTCTGTCTCCCTTGGGAGCTCTACCTCCCCCCAGAGTTCTACCTCCCGTGGAAGTTTCACCTCCTACCAGAGTTCTCCCTCGAATTGGAGTGTTATTGGTCACGCAGGCTCCCGTGGAAGTTTCACCTCCTTCCAGAGTTCTCCCTCGAATTGGAGTGTTATTGGTCACGCAGGCTCCCGTGGAAGTTTCACCTCCTTCCAGAGTTCTCCCTCGAATTGGAGTGTTATTGGTCACGCAGGCTCTAACAAGCATAATTATCAGAGTAGAGA GCTAGCTCTAGCGTCCCAAAATTGGCGGACTATGGCAATGCAATCTCTCTCGCCTAGGGCCAAGACCTATCCCGCACCTCCCCAGATAGTTTCCACCCCGCACCAGAGTTTCACCTCCCACCAGAGTTCTCCCTCGAACTGGAGTATTATTAATAACGCGGGCTCTAACGAACAGTATTATCGAAGGAGAAA ACTAGCTGTAGCATCCCAAAAATGGCGGACTATGGTAGTGCAATCTCTCTCTCCTAGGGCCAAGACCTATCCCGCACCTCCCCAGATAGTTTCCACCCCGCACAAGAGTTTCACCTCCCACCAGAGTTCTCCCTCGAACTGGAGTATTATTAATAACGTAGGCTCTAACGAGCAGTATTATCGAAGGagaga ACTAGCTGTAGCATCCCAAAAATGGCGGACTATGGCAgtgcaatctctctctcccaggGTCGAGACCTATCCCGCACCTCCCCAGATAGCTTCCACCCCGCACCAGAGTTTCACCTCCCACCAGAGTTCTCCCTCGAACTGGAGTATTATTAATAACGCAGGCTCTAACGAGCAGTATTATCGAAGGAGAGT AAACCTGTTCCTCTTCTGCACAGTAAGTTTCCTGCACGAGAGGGAGAATTGGTTGCTATAA
- the LOC133852783 gene encoding uncharacterized protein LOC133852783 isoform X4: protein MENPFIVILCILALITSLTGSFAVVIGLVRQITETTNLYMELLNLLTQLIPRNRITTPASNSQAQSSTGISVPLAFLIISLIIIWLLSSSSPSHLGDPPPPIVSTPYQSSATRESFTSRQSFATHGSFPSRQSSVSLGSSTSPQSSTSRGSFTSYQSSPSNWSVIGHAGSRGSFTSFQSSPSNWSVIGHAGSRGSFTSFQSSPSNWSVIGHAGSNKHNYQSRELALASQNWRTMAMQSLSPRAKTYPAPPQIVSTPHQSFTSHQSSPSNWSIINNAGSNEQYYRRRKLAVASQKWRTMAVQSLSPRVETYPAPPQIASTPHQSFTSHQSSPSNWSIINNAGSNEQYYRRRVNLFLFCTVSFLHERENWLL, encoded by the exons ATGGAAAATCCGTTTATTGTTATCTTATGCATATTGGCTTTGATAACTTCTCTCACAGGGAGTTTTGCCGTGGTGATTGGTCTTGTGCGTCAAATCACGGAAACAACAAATTTGTATATGGAATTACTTAATCTGCTTACCCAACTCATACCTCGCAATCGCATAACAACACCCGCCAGTAATTCCCAAGCCCAAAGTAGCACCGGAATTTCTGTTCCTCTAGCCTTCCTCATTATTTCCCTCATCATAATTTGGCTTCTCTCCTCCTCTTCTCCATCTCACTTGGGAGATCCGCCTCCCCCAATAGTTTCCACCCCGTACCAGAGTTCCGCCACTCGTGAGAGTTTCACCTCCCGCCAGAGTTTCGCCACCCATGGAAGTTTCCCCTCTCGCCAAAGTTCTGTCTCCCTTGGGAGCTCTACCTCCCCCCAGAGTTCTACCTCCCGTGGAAGTTTCACCTCCTACCAGAGTTCTCCCTCGAATTGGAGTGTTATTGGTCACGCAGGCTCCCGTGGAAGTTTCACCTCCTTCCAGAGTTCTCCCTCGAATTGGAGTGTTATTGGTCACGCAGGCTCCCGTGGAAGTTTCACCTCCTTCCAGAGTTCTCCCTCGAATTGGAGTGTTATTGGTCACGCAGGCTCTAACAAGCATAATTATCAGAGTAGAGA GCTAGCTCTAGCGTCCCAAAATTGGCGGACTATGGCAATGCAATCTCTCTCGCCTAGGGCCAAGACCTATCCCGCACCTCCCCAGATAGTTTCCACCCCGCACCAGAGTTTCACCTCCCACCAGAGTTCTCCCTCGAACTGGAGTATTATTAATAACGCGGGCTCTAACGAACAGTATTATCGAAGGAGAAA ACTAGCTGTAGCATCCCAAAAATGGCGGACTATGGCAgtgcaatctctctctcccaggGTCGAGACCTATCCCGCACCTCCCCAGATAGCTTCCACCCCGCACCAGAGTTTCACCTCCCACCAGAGTTCTCCCTCGAACTGGAGTATTATTAATAACGCAGGCTCTAACGAGCAGTATTATCGAAGGAGAGT AAACCTGTTCCTCTTCTGCACAGTAAGTTTCCTGCACGAGAGGGAGAATTGGTTGCTATAA
- the LOC133883040 gene encoding glutamate receptor 3.6-like, whose protein sequence is MNMFWLLGVIFCYGIFIGTGTGVRVSTSPKVVNIGAILSFNSSIGKVAKVAIEAAVEDVNSNPAVLKGTKLKLATQDTKQSSGFLGIIEALRFMENDTVAIVGPQQSVMAHVISHIANELQVPLLSFAATDPTLNSLQFPYFVRTTQSDIFQMAAVAEIISYYEWRDVIAIYIDDDHGRNGVAALGDKLAEKRCKISYRAPLSPKVGGNEISDILLKVALMESRVIILHIYATWGLDVVDVARNMGMMESGYVWIATDWLSTVLDTESSLPPTAMDGIQGVLTLRMHTPDSKLKRKFVSRWSNLTGGVFGLNTYGLYAYDTVWLLAHALDAFLNQGGNISFSNDSRLTEFHGGNLHFDSMSIFDGGNMLLTSILEVNISGVSGPIKFTSDGNLIGTAYEVINVIGTTGMRRIGYWSNSFGLSTVPPEELNAKINRSRSNHLYGVIWPGQTTIKPRGWVFSSNGKQLRVGVPVRISFREFATRVEGSDVFHGYCIDVFNAAIALLPYAVPYKFIPFGDGHRVPIYDNLLHMITTNEFDAVVGDITITTNRTKIVDFTQPYIESGLVVVAPVQKLNSSAWAFLRPFTPMMWFVTGLFFLAVGVVVWILERRTNDDFQGPPKKQVATIVWFSFSTLFTAHREKIDSALGRLVLLIWLFVVLILNSSYIASLTSILTVEQLSYSVKGIESLIISDDPIGYQSGSFTENYLMEELNIQKSRLVPLDSAEEFEKALNDGPNKGGVAAVVDKRAYMELFLSSRCEFGIVGQEFTKMGWGFAFPRESLLALDMSTAILKLSENGELQKIHDKWLSRQACSSEGAKQDVDRLPLKSFWGLFLLCGVACFVALILYVVKMVHQYTRHSGRSSQSFLSFVKEKENHVHKMEEPENSRDNRKRRKKVTNRWINPC, encoded by the exons ATGAATATGTTTTGGCTTCTGGGAGTGATTTTCTGCTATGGGATTTTCATTGGCACTGGTACGGGTGTCCGTGTTTCTACAAGTCCGAAGGTTGTTAACATTGGCGCTATTTTGTCATTCAATTCTTCGATTGGGAAAGTTGCAAAAGTTGCAATAGAAGCTGCAGTCGAAGATGTGAATTCAAATCCAGCAGTTCTAAAAGGAACTAAACTGAAACTTGCCACGCAGGATACAAAACAATCTAGTGGGTTTCTGGGAATCATTGAAG CTTTGCGGTTTATGGAGAATGATACAGTGGCCATAGTTGGTCCCCAACAATCAGTTATGGCCCATGTAATTTCACATATTGCGAATGAGCTCCAAGTCCCTCTATTATCCTTCGCAGCAACAGATCCCACCTTGAATTCCCTTCAGTTCCCTTACTTTGTTAGAACAACGCAAAGTGACATATTTCAGATGGCTGCTGTAGCAGAAATCATAAGCTATTACGAATGGCGAGATGTAATAGCTATCTATATTGATGATGATCATGGGAGAAATGGGGTTGCTGCATTAGGTGACAAGCTCGCCGAGAAACGTTGTAAAATCTCATACAGAGCACCTTTAAGCCCCAAAGTAGGGGGAAATGAAATCTCTGATATACTGCTTAAAGTGGCGTTAATGGAGTCTCGGGTTATTATCCTCCACATATATGCTACCTGGGGTCTAGACGTAGTTGATGTGGCACGAAACATGGGGATGATGGAAAGTGGATATGTGTGGATAGCTACTGATTGGCTCTCTACTGTACTTGACACAGAATCTTCCCTCCCTCCAACGGCAATGGATGGTATTCAAGGGGTTCTTACCTTACGTATGCACACTCCGGATTCGAAACTCAAAAGGAAATTTGTTTCGAGATGGAGCAACTTGACAGGCGGGGTTTTCGGACTAAATACTTATGGTCTGTATGCCTACGACACTGTTTGGCTTCTTGCTCATGCACTCGACGCATTTTTAAATCAGGGGGGgaatatttcattttcaaatgatTCGAGATTAACCGAGTTCCATGGAGGGAACTTGCATTTTGATAGTATGAGCATCTTTGATGGAGGGAACATGTTGCTTACTAGCATTTTAGAGGTGAATATAAGTGGTGTAAGTGGCCCAATCAAGTTCACTTCAGATGGGAATCTCATTGGAACTGCATATGAAGTCATCAATGTCATTGGCACTACTGGGATGAGGAGAATCGGTTATTGGTCCAATTCGTTCGGCTTGTCAACTGTGCCTCCAGAAGAGctcaatgcaaaaataaatcGTTCCCGTTCAAATCATCTATATGGTGTCATCTGGCCGGGGCAAACAACTATAAAGCCTCGTGGGTGGGTATTTTCAAGCAACGGAAAGCAATTGCGGGTTGGAGTCCCAGTCCGAATTAGTTTTCGTGAATTTGCTACTCGAGTAGAGGGTTCTGATGTTTTTCATGGTTATTGCATTGATGTATTTAATGCTGCAATTGCGTTATTACCATATGCAGTCCCGTATAAGTTCATTCCATTTGGAGATGGACATAGAGTTCCCATATACGATAATCTTCTGCACATGATCACAACGAAT GAATTTGATGCTGTGGTTGGTGACATTACAATTACCACCAATCGGACAAAGATTGTGGATTTCACGCAGCCATATATCGAGTCTGGGCTTGTCGTAGTGGCCCCGGTTCAAAAGCTCAACTCTAGTGCTTGGGCATTTTTGAGACCATTTACTCCGATGATGTGGTTTGTCActggtttattttttcttgctgTGGGAGTAGTTGTTTGGATTTTGGAGCGTAGaacaaatgatgattttcagGGGCCCCCTAAAAAACAGGTTGCCACCATCGTTTG GTTTAGCTTTTCAACTTTGTTCACTGCTCATA GAGAAAAGATTGACAGCGCTCTCGGTCGCTTAGTGCTTCTAATATGGCTTTTTGTAGTACTAATACTCAACTCCAGTTACATTGCAAGTCTGACCTCAATCCTCACGGTCGAACAACTTTCTTACTCTGTCAAAGGGATTGAAAGTTTAATCATAAGCGATGATCCCATTGGTTACCAGAGTGGTTCATTTACTGAAAATTACTTGATGGAGGAACTCAACATACAGAAGTCCAGGCTTGTTCCTCTTGACTCGGCAGAAGAGTTTGAGAAAGCCTTGAATGATGGCCCCAACAAGGGTGGTGTTGCTGCAGTGGTTGACAAGCGAGCATACATGGAGCTCTTCCTCTCCAGTAGATGTGAATTCGGTATAGTTGGTCAAGAGTTCACCAAAATGGGATGGGGTTTT GCTTTTCCACGGGAGTCACTCCTGGCACTTGACATGTCAACTGCCATCTTAAAGCTGTCAGAGAATGGAGAATTACAAAAAATTCATGACAAGTGGCTTTCAAGACAAGCTTGTAGCTCAGAAGGTGCAAAGCAAGATGTAGACCGCCTTCCGCTTAAAAGTTTTTGGGGGCTCTTTTTACTGTGTGGCGTAGCTTGCTTTGTTGCTCTCATTTTGTATGTTGTGAAGATGGTTCACCAATACACGAGGCATTCTGGCCGCAGCTCGcaatcatttctctcttttgttaaagaaaaagaaaaccatgtTCATAAAATGGAAGAGCCAGAAAATAGCAGAGACAATAGAAAGCGAAGGAAGAAGGTAACTAATCGTTGGATTAATCCTtgttaa